A window of Rosa rugosa chromosome 7, drRosRugo1.1, whole genome shotgun sequence genomic DNA:
agacataatcgcgTTCTCtgaaaatccttcatctcaaactcggatttcaagtattcagcggttttccttaactatttaagggcttccaatgaagatcatgtcaccaacatgaaccgcgatagattTCAGAACTTGTTATAAAAACGCGCGGGCAtttacatatcccttcccaatcatgTAATCACTTCgtgagcgtttcaacttcaTTGCAAACGTGCTCTATAGTCTagagctacttgacttgggtaaatgaagttcaccaggaaccttcatgtatattctgtatctagatccccatagagatacgtagtgaccatatTCGTAatctgcatgttcagttattcagaaactaccaaactgacgaGGTAGTGAAGTGCAATGACAttcattacgagagaatatgtctcatcgtagtcgatttcagggcgttttgtgagaagcctcgCGCCATAatgcgagattaccatatctttttctcatcacgcatTCTAACGAAGACTCATTAGTCAAtatgttttatgttaggaggtgtcgGCATCACTAGCTAGAAAAACCTTCCTATTCGTCAGATTCTCCAGCTTaacttggatcgcatctttccatttagaccaattttctctacgttggcattcattcatcaacggagcattgttcgatatcatcgaactcaacaaactcatgcactATGAAatgcgcgaatacatcatcaatcatgatagagtttttatcccacatctcatgtacactagtgtaattttcatagagctctatattctcaagaataggttctgatgttgaggtgtcccccaatgataaccataatccggaagattcttatgagacggattttgagtgtcaatGATCTAAGAGATGAGACATAATGGGGACAGACGACGACAAtttctgtcgttcctgctggACATcggtgttcttatctccccctaatgacgggaagactatctcatcaaagtgacaatccacaaatctagcagtaatgagatcgcctagcaagggcattaagtggcggacgattgttgaagtctcaaatccaacgtagttgcccattcgtctgtaaggaacCATCATTTTGTGATGTGGCTGCACAATTGGTACATAAATAGCACagtcaaatatgcgtaagtactaGATACTGGtatccagtcactagctgtaacgcagaggtagattgagtggtggtgggtcgtaaacgaattagcatagatgcatgcaatattgcatcaccccaagcggatataaggtgtgcattaccaatttccgggctaccatcatagtcgtttccgcaagactatttgggtgtgtacatgagaatatgatgtccaacatcggtcctattgcaataaccatcgaaagtctttgatataaactctctagcattgtcaagtccaattgacgaaatatgatgatccggggagtgagcctgttgtcatatgatatgtgctaggagtgtagtataagcagcatttacaggtggacaatggcacactACGTGACCAGTGTGTTTGCTCGTCAActaacatcatgaaatatttaaacgtccgcaagttaattgaatcagtccacagaatccccacagaTTATATGTAAGaatagaatgagtattttcatatcctttgcataggacagtctcagtcctaatttccctaaggaacgggctttgtaaaataagcgagaggccttagaagcaactaatgaggattttggttgggcttgagcgtctgaaacgttatttgaagcaaagttggtgattacagcatcacctggggcgtcatCATCATGATGGATgtcatccatggcatcatggatagggactgtgccagccctaggctggtggtgggcGACTGCGGAGTAGGAGGCAACGGTGGCAGTCACACATAATCCAGGAATCAATATTTGATTCAAACTtcgtttcactcgaaagaatggatttccaggtgaagtctttagtaaacggatcatcatatcatgactaggatgacctatcctgtcgtgacaaaaccaatatgtgtctaaatccaagagattttctctcataactttattggatttaatagctcgaatactggtgacataaaatccactagagagacacaaacgtttctctaagatgcgtctttACTCGCAATCATTAGTGATAGTGCAAAGGAACTtttttccgttctctacatgcatttctgcatggaatccgttggctatttatagggtgcgatttgccctaggatcTTAGAGAGTTTCTATGACAGTAATcatgccatttggcaaggggaagtTGGggtattccatgtccttgaactaatactGATGGcacagccatcgtagtcacaaagtaatatgttTATAATCAAAAtgaagtcataatgaaaagaactcgaaattttattcataagccaacaaagtatatcattgtttcttaaccattaagagaatctaatccaaattctAGCTAATGCAAACTTTCAGTAACTCCAcgataaatatgaccaggtgagtagagagatgtcagtgAAGCAAAGCgtgcttaagtaccacttatctcaaaaccttcctagacatcatacacACTTTGGATGAGCCCAgtgaaagaaaaactaaaccaatgacatttactattACATTTcttggaaaattaaagactTAAATCTATTGCTCctagccagatttgaagtcttcaacctttGTCTctagatcaccttcttgatcttcttgttccacatagtgagcttctcctGCTTCATAATATGCTTTGTTGGCAGTGACAATATCTTCacaagctctacaaatgtgtgttCAATGactggatactccacatcgggaatatacatctctgtgctcaaactccattgattgaggttctttgaaagcgtcatttggatggctcttaatgttggtggcgccaccaacatgaccagaggcgttgcctccctctctcattccacgttgacctcttcggtttcgTGTTCACCTATTTTGGCgtttaccttcctcattagagtgAGAATATGAACCAAAACGTCCAGAAATGTCCCTAAATTTAGGGTTTAAATCTTGGCAGCCTCCCTTAGGGGTgtgactataattagactccggaatatgcTTTGTTCCcacgggccttgaattatagttcttcacaaggatgttgtcaagcttttcagcaacattcatagctccaatgagctcatgaaaccttgcgatacgtcttgcagtaacattgattcgatagttcttagcaatcATCACAGCAGAGACgcggaaggtagagagagttctCTTAATCAACATTGCATCTGTGACATCTTTTCCAcggaattccattaaggatttaatgcgaagtgctttcgAGTTGTAGtcactgacttgaaatcacataagcggagctgtgccatctcacttctaggtcaggaagcagggagtcacagacgttgccaaatctttcttcgagtgagacccacagccttctggggtcttcttcattcatatactcgtacaagagcgaatcatccatatgacaagtcattaggatgatggctttcgccttatttgcctctaataCCTTCCCCTTGTGTTTGAGCATCGTAAAAATTaatcttgatcaatttataaacagGGGACGACAAGTAGCAAGTCGCAATCAACAACAGGCCCCAAAACTCATCTAGATATGAAGATCATATTATGCATATGACTTGTTGCTAGTTGACCCAGTCGCTTGGATATATATGCCCTGATATTAGGCGACAAAGAGCAACGATTGAAAGTGCCCTGCTCTTAAATCGGATTTATTTCTAGCAATCCATAACCACAAATCGGATTGAAAGTGCACGCTAGTTATACATGTAATCTCAATTGTAATATAATCAGTTGGTGTGTGtgtctacacacacacacaccagcGTAGTGCTGCTGGTGGGCTGTTTTTGGGTCAGGTTAGGTTTGTTGGGTCTTGTTGGGCCGGTGATCTCATTTGGGTTGTGGGCTGCAATTTAATTAGTTTTCtggtttattttccttttttaggGAACTCTAGGTTAGTACTTTAAGGAGTTACGCACTTTCGTTCCTCTAGCGAATCTTCCGGAGTAGTACCGATGGAAGATTCATGCTATTTCTATGTATTTAATATCAAATGAGTGACCTaattctatgtaccactgtgggtattAACACATTTTCTTGTATGTCTAAATGACAACGAAAGGATATATAATGgtcattttggcttttgatCAATACATTGGATTTGCCTTCATTCAACAAAGGAAAAATTAACTCAAACAATTGACTTCTGAATTATGGATAAGAACAATGCACAAACATTAACACAGTTCCTATACGTTCATCTCCATtttggaaatttgttattatatTTGGCTGATTTCATAGTACCAATGGTTTAAGACTGCAAAATGTATCCAGAATAGGGTGACAAATTTGGGTATTTTTCATAACGCACATTACTATTTTGACCAAAACAAGCTATACTACGGGTTCTGCAATTGTATTAGCTTCAACTCTAAGTCTCCAACACAGTTAATATTCCTCGTTAAATTGTTCGATGCCAATGCAATTCGGAAAATTAAAGTTAATAAGCCAAGATACCAATTACTAGGACCTGAAAAATAGTCCACTCTAAACCACGAGaaactaaaaaaattaaaaaattaaaaaaaaaacacaaataagCAAAACACAAATCCATTATAAAATAACAATAAAGCATGTTGTGTAAAGCTGAAAATGATAATTGTCAACCAACCAAACTAAATTCTAGTTCTCTTTCTGGCATATTAATCTAACATGAGTTCAACAAAACTACATTCCTGCCAGAGCTGAGGCTGATAATTAAACACCGAAACCAAAAATATGCAAGAAACGGCTGCAACATCTGAATCCTCACAATTGAGAAATCACAACCTTCTACCCCTTCTGCCACCCTTTCGGCGAGTACTGTCGGTGGGAATTGGAGTAACATCCTCTGTCAAACAGAAATAAGTACATTAAGGATTGCAATAATGACCTCTTTCAGAGTTGCAAAACAAACCAGATTAAACTTAAAACGAAAGGAGGGGAACAAATAGAGTAATAACTAGTAAGGATGAAACTCATATGTTCCTTGATCATAATGATCATGTGAGCTTCAACCAACTCTACATGGTTCACTCGAGAAAGAAAGTCGTAAAACCAAATTTCCAAAATCACCAATTATGACCATGAAGTCTAACCATCAAGAGAGACAAAACACATTTAACCAagagtgcaaaaaaaaaaaaaaagggatgagGGAGGGGAGGATTGGATGGCTCAGAAATACTAATGCATCAAGTGACTTACCAATCCGACCAATTCTCATCCCAGACCGAGCAAGGGCTCTAAGAGCTGATTGAGCACCTGGACCAGGAGTCTTGGTCTTGTTCCCTCCAGTAGCCCGAAGCTTTATGTGCAAGGCAGTAATTCCAAGCTCCTAAAAAATCATCACTAAGAATCAATAAGCAGTTTACCACACATAAACTGTCACCATCCACTTTACATACGACCACAATTTGAAACAAAAATGAACCATATAATTTAATGTCCTCATTGGATATCATTATATAAGAGCATTCTCACCTTGCACCGAGTAGAAACATCCTGTGCTGCAAGCATGGCAGCATATGGTGATGATTCATCCCTATCAGCCTTGACCTTCATGCCACCTGCATATAAGAAGAAAAGTTACATATGTTGAGAGTTAAAAGAGGTCAAATAAACCACTTTGAACAGAGTTTGCATCTTTAACTTCAGCTCAATTAAGTATTGTTTCTGTTCTAAAGTTTGATAAAGAACATAtaggtcaattaacaaaaaaaaatataattgatAAACATCAATCATAAAGATCTTTCATTGAGCCGGGTTTTCACAAAGAACACTGGAATCAATTACAGTCTTTAAATTTACTAGGCAATTCAAAACCATTCAGTATAAACCAATTGTACCCAATATTATTCCATTGTAAACAAAGAGATGAACAGAACACCATACCAGTGATGCGAACGAGAGTTTCCCTCCCAGACAAATCAGTCACATGCTGCAATtagaatacaaaaaaaaatcatttacaACTCCAAACTTCGCAAATCATAACGACAGTTAGATTCAAGAAGAAGACACAACTTACAATGAAGGTATCATTGAAGGAGGCAAAGATGTGAGCGACACCAAAAACATGCTCTCCATCACGGACAGCAGGTCCAAGAGTGACATTCTCCTCCTTGGGCTCTCTGACCTTCCTCTTCGACTATAAACAAAATCCAATAGAAAATGGATACATAAGCAAGGGTAATTTGCAAAAATAATCAGTAATCACGCAGCACCCAAAAGATTAAAATACTGAATATTTATAAGCAGTAAATTCCTTTCACATTGACAAAAGAACATACACATACCAAAGCCTATTGTACTCCCCGGTTGGCGAAGAAACTAAATCCGATTAACACACAATATACCAAGTCTAAAAAACTTCACAGTACAGCAATTCCTTACTAATCTGACTACTAAAGATGAAAACTATGGCTGATTGACTCTTCGTTAGGTTGAAGGGAAAACTAGAAAGAATTTTCGATTGGTGTATTTTGTAATCACTCTCTTGCCAACAGTCACAGATAATATTCCGACggaaaaactcatagatcagGTCTGGAAATGAATTAAGCAGACGGACTGAaagcggagagagagagagagagagagagaggagcttaCCATGGCGGCGGCGGCGAGTGGATGATTCGGGTGGACAAGTCTGAATGCACAGCCCTCCTTGCAAAGCCTTGCCTGCTGCTGCTGAATGAGACGGTCATCACTTGCTTACATCTTTATATAGCTAGGGTTTCGGATTTTGGTACCTGAGAAAAGACTCACTTGCCCTTTAATTCCTGTATTTTTAccactattttctttttcttcgatttaagtttagggtttttgtccatttactccATTTCTAGCGATTTTTTTCgtacttaccccattaagttttttaaattctctcttacccaaaacactctaatgaggtattccctaataccccattaaagttttttttttaatactattttaccctcacccgtTTATTAtttagagatagagagagaatggaagagagagaaaccatatgagACTTCGTCGGAGCCGGTCACAGGCCGCCGGAGTCCGTCACCGGAATCAAGCCAActttgccggaatccggtcaccgaccGCTGCCCACCGAAATTTTCtaaaaacatctattgcccccaatagacgtctatttgctccaatagtctattgtcacctaatagacatctattgccccccaataaacgttTCAATTActgaaatgagaactaatcttcttaaaattacacaaaccaaactttgattaaagaaaaaaacgagagattacatcaatttaaaacgtctattgccccctaatagacctctattgcttcccaatataacttttttttttttcatttttctttccttcagGCCTTCTGtcccattttacccaaaaaaaaaagtgatatgggcacccagaaaatgctctgggcacccaaccgTCGATAGTGCCAAACACAGGCTGCTCACATACACTGTACAATCCCATATTCACCAATTATCACCCACTCGATTTCTCCTGAAATGTCACAAACACACCACCAAAAAATCACATATCAGGAGGACAGAATCAACGGTGGAGACATGGGTCGCCAAAAGgaactagagagagaaaatggagctTTTTACAGCCTTTATTCGTctgtaagagaaagagagagaggtctgGTAACTCTGATGTGGTGCAGGTATGGCAGAGATCGAGAGTGGGGTTCGACCTGAGAGTGAGTGAGGGATCGAGTGGCAAATCCGAAGAAGAAGACGAGGACAAGGATGATTGGTTTGGCGTGGTTGGGGTTGCGGCTATGCATCGGTGAATGGTCTTACTCGTTCGAATTCGAGCGGATGATGGTGACAGAGCCGAGGACGGCGTCGCCGTGGCGGTACCAGAGAGGTGAAAGCTTCTGGAGCAAGAGGTCGTCGTCGTTCGGTCGCTGAAGCCTCGGGTCTTCTCGTTCCGGATGCGAATCGGAGTTGCCGGTTTCCCATGGATCAATTGCTTCATGgtgtttgcagagagagagagagaggcgtttTGGTTTCATAGAGAAGGGGAGAGTCTGGAGAGATCgaagggaggagagagatagaggaagtgggcagaatagtcatttcaatttaaattgggttcgtgggaataaaaatttgttactagggtaagtgggataattttggctcattttggtgcttttggtcaagaacccttaAGTTTAAAAAGAATTTTatcccctaattttttttttttttgaatcaatcgatAAATGATTGTCATTaatactcaagccagaatgaccattacatatcattccGCTGCCATTTAAGACATACAAGAAGTTGTGGCGGTACCACGATGATACAGAGGAAtagaccactcattagacatccAGTGCTCACTTAGAAAAGCGAGGCTATCTCATATGACACAAGACATAGCAAAATAGGCacaagaaaggaaaaagaaaaaaacaccaCAATGCATAGCTCCCAAAATAGGGAattatttagaaagaaaaactcTATCTATCTAATATATAGTAGGCCAAAAACATCCAAGGAAAAGCTTGCCCAGGCCCACCTGCAGCCCGGCCTAGAACCAATCTCCTCAGCCCATGAAGAAACACGCACAAGCCTTGCGAGTCGCGACCAAGCTACCATTGTAGCCGCTTATGCGCCCTCGCCACCCCGCGTTCAAGGTATCTCCACCACCGCGCTCCACAGCTAGGAGGTTCAGACCCGAAACCAGTTGAGGAGGAACCAAGCCGCCAACAATTGAAACGATGACCCACTGCCATCGCCACTGCCTGCAACCTGAGCCAATCCTCGCCGCTGTCCTTGAAAAACTGTGCACATGAGCCAAGATGAATCGATAAGTTCAAAAGCCGCCCACTAGTGAAGCCATCAGACCGAGCCACCCTTGAAATCAGGCCATAGACACCACCCATCCGGCAACAGCACGATCAAGATCTGTACTGCTGGCTATCGCCGGACGAGCAACGTATTGAACAATGCCGGCTAGAGTTTATAGGGAAGATAGCGGCTAGAGAGAGAAGCCTGCACTGCTATAcaatatttttatatttttattattattattattatttatttgtttatttatttatttcttcttctttttttagaaTGCCTAAACGGCTAAACTCTTGAAACCTCcgctcaaaaaaaaaacatgatattttgaattaaaaaaaagttatttttggttttctttatcCATATAAGAAATTTCTACACACCGGATGGGTGTAGGACTGAGGGTAGTTATCtacactattattaagagaagtgGCTTTATTGACATACTCTCTTCTCTTCTATATAGTATAGATGAGACTAATTATTAagtgaaattgaatttaaaatgACAATTTGGTCAATTTCAACGAACATTATATTGTTTTTCACTAAGCTTTATATCATAGCAAACATCAAAGTAACGCAATGATACTAGATTAGATTTTAGTAGCACTGGTGAATGTTAGGGATGGTGGTTATTTGGTCCCTTAATTTATGTTTTATAACTCCGAAAGTATAATCACTTAAACACATTTAAATTAACTAGCAGTCATAAAACAATTATATAGGCATCTTCAAACAATTGGTAGGCCTTgtctattgaaaaaaaaaaacaattggtAGGAAACTCCAAtagaatatctttttttttttttttgaaacccaAGGGGGACGTCAATCCATTGAATGTAAATGTAGGTAACATTACAAAATGACTCACCGGATTTCCCGGCTACGACAGAATTGAGCCATGAATAGAAACCCTAAAGTAAAACCCTAGAGATTCTAACATAATGTTACCTTAGAGTGAAGCTCTAAGTAACCAGTGACCAGTAACCTGTCGCTACTAGAGAATGCCCCGAACACAGTCAAAGGCATACTCCAATATATTGAGAGCCCAATACACTTAGTCCCCAATCCacctggatcccaaatccggGCCCAAAAGTGAGCGGGCCTAACCAACACAGCCCACCCCGAACCATTAGGCCCTAGAGCAGCCCATGACACCAGAAAGTCGGACCAAGCCCAAGCCCCTGAAGGAATACTCAGGGCACCCAGACCACCATCCCGACGCTGCCACACTAAGTCAGACCACCCTCGGAGTACACCATCTCCATCACCCGCCGGGGCTTTCGTCCTCACCAGGTGATTGTCGCTTCCTAGAACTCGGAGCCACCACCAGCCCACGAAGATCGTCGATCTTGGAACCGATTGAGGAACACCATGAGGCCAGACAGCCCAACGCACTGCCGCCGCCATAGACCGGATCAGACCCAGCCACCACTTGCTAGAACCCGGATCCCATGTCTGGTTCGGGTCCACCAGACCACGGCGCCGCCCATCACCATCGCTGCGACAGAGACAAGCACCAGCACGGGCAAAACCCGAAGGGGGTAAATCCTATCGCCAAGCCGACGAGATTATGGTGCAGCAACCAGAAGGTTGAAAAGGGGAGAGCCACGAATCCACAGGGCTCGCCAGCCAGAGCCCACGAACGCCAGCGTCACAGGCAAAGGAAATCGGACGGCaaaaccctagggttagccgcCGCAGAGAGGAGAGAGCGAGAGCTCCCATAATTCTTTTGTATAATTAATTGATACTTCCTCCAATAGAATATCTTATAATAAGGCCAAATCTCGGATTcttccaaaacataaaaataaaaagcccAATCCTTGGCTAAGTTATAGGTTTACATAAATGTATAACCAATTCAGCTAGAAGATCCTCATTGTGCTTATTTGAGACTGAATGTATAAGGATTAAAACCATAGATTATGTGCTCATTGTGCTCCACATAATATTCTTGGAGAAGAAATTAACAGGAAAAATAGCTCTGAAATCATGAAACCATAGATTTGTAAGGCTACAAGCAAGAATTTTGCAATTATCAAGATTATACATACAATGCTAGAATTCCAGTATCAATATTATTAGCACAGCCTCATTCATTCCATGAAGTTGCTGGGTGCCAGCAAAAATGATAAGAAAGATATTGCTAATCCACAATACATCTTTTGTGGCAGATAACTTATAAACCTGACTAGGGCTAAGTAGAAAGCGTTGAAATCTTAGGTGCCACAATCTCGAGAAGACCTTTTGGATTATCCACGTGAACCCAATGGCCTGACTTGGGAAGAACATTAAGTGAAACCTTCCCCTCCGACCCATCTCTTTCCCGACTAGCGAGGCTTTCAAGCTGCTGAATCACATCTGGGTCCCAACGGTCACTGTTCTCAGCACGCACAATAGCTATTTCCATATCTTTTGGGGGATGCTCCAACAGAGGCATGTAAGACTTCTCCCTGGAAAGGTAAGGTAAGGTAAGGGTAAGACAGAAATGTTAGCATTGTTTCTACTTCTGAAAACTGATTTCAAAGCGATAAGATACTTACCCGTAAGATTTGAACATCTCCACAGCACCATCAAGATTGAATGACCATGTCTCATGATCTCCAACTTTCTTGAGGTTGGTGCCTATCCATTCTGACAATGATTTTGAGAACCCAAGTTCAATCATATGATTTACAAGCCACCTGAAGCCAATAACCAGGTTTATCACATAATGAACTTGTTAACAAGCTGGGCATGTGGAATATATTTATGCAGGGATAGCAGGGCATATGAAATATGATCCTACAATGAATCTAACCAGATTCTTCTTCAAGTTGAGATTCTACACGGAGTTCTAGGCTCTTGCTTGAGGGAAGCAATCTGTGGGTAGATTAGGTGTGAATAACTGAGTATGCACCAGCATTATTAAGCAGGTAGGCTTTTTGGTTACATCTCCACTATAATATATGCTTTCTTCATGAAGAATTAACCGCGTTCGGGGATAGTTATATCCCTAAAGGCAGGTTAGCACACATATTGAACACTAGAAGGACTCCACCAGACACATACTTAGAACACTA
This region includes:
- the LOC133721106 gene encoding small ribosomal subunit protein uS11x, with the translated sequence MSKRKVREPKEENVTLGPAVRDGEHVFGVAHIFASFNDTFIHVTDLSGRETLVRITGGMKVKADRDESSPYAAMLAAQDVSTRCKELGITALHIKLRATGGNKTKTPGPGAQSALRALARSGMRIGRIEDVTPIPTDSTRRKGGRRGRRL